CTTCAACAGCATGTAAACACCCCACTAGACTCCTAGCCTCCAAATTTGATACATAGGTTCCTCTCCTTACAAGGAAGAAATTTGTTTCAGGGATCCACCATGATCCAAGAGCTGTGAGTCCAATTTCAACTGATTGGTGGTAGTATGGCACTGGCTTGGACTCTGTTAATTATAATattataaatacaaatatattatatttatacaTTTATTTCCCTACCACTTTATCTACTATAGGTAGTGGGGTTGTTTTCTCTGTATTTCAAACAACAAGCTACAACCCGACCCTCAGCGACGGGAGCTCCAACCAGACCATTGCCAACGAGAGCTACAACCATACCTTCTGCAGTGGGAGCAACAACCAGTCCATCACCAACCCAGAGTACTGCAACAAAACTCTATACCTGTTTGCATTCTCTACCTCTCTGATATGGATCCTTATGGTTGTTCTGTTAACGGTTGGCCTCAAGTTCTATGGCTGCGTCGGAATTGAGATGATCTTAAAGAGCTTGGGGTTATGGTTGTTAGGTCATGATCCTATTTATTTGTGTTTCGGAGAGTCCACTATACAATAAGAAACAGTAGTCATACTCATATGGAGGCTATTATGAAAGGCAGCCCACAGGTGCTTTAGTTGATTGTTAAATCTTTGGGTAACATTTTGGGAGGATGAGAACATCTTCAGAGAACTTGACCAATTAAAAGTGGATAGAAAGTATTAATGGACCTGTATACCTTTTTAAATAATTGAATCTTGGAGTACTCCTTTTGTCTTTAATCGTCTTTTCAAGGCATGTCTGGTTGATTATGCCTGCTTCAAAACTATTAGAGGAAAAAGTGTTTATTTACAGTTGTGCTTTCATTCTTTGTACTCTACCTTTTTGATTCAAAATTAAGCCAGTTAGAGAAATTGTTTGATAGTGTGTAAAGTGAATGGGTCATGCAGTTTGACATACTTTATCACAAAAAGGGACAACCAACTACACCGCCACTTTCAATCTATGCGCTTGATATCTGAccaacagatcactgaccatttcgaatcccaccgtaccttctccgctgtgcaatccagtttccgagctggtcacgggtgcacctcagccaccctCAAGGTacaaaacgatatcataactgctatcgataaaagacagtactgtgcagccatcttcatcgacctggccaatgctttcgactcggtcaatcaccgtattcttatcggcagactcaacagctttggtttctcaaatgactgcctcgcctggctcaccaactacttatcaggcagagttcagtgtgtcaaatcggagggcttgttgtccggacctctggcagtctctatgggggtaccacagggttaaattctcaggccgactcttttctctgtatatttcaacgatgtcgctcttgctgcaggtgattccctgacccacctctatgcagacgacaccattctgtatctggcccttctttggacactgtgttaacaaacctccaaacgagcttcaatgccatacaacactccttccgtggcctccaactgctcctaAACGctagcaaaactaaatgcatgcttttgaaccgttcgctgcccgcgcccgaatatgtgaacaactacaaatacctaggtgtctggctggactgtaaactctccttccagactcatattaaacatctccaatccaaaataacATCTCAAATCGGCttcttatttcgcaacaaagcctttaccgccaaacataccctcgtaaaactgactatcctaccgatcctcgacttcgacgatgtaatttacaaaatagcctccaacactctactcagcaaactggatgcagactatcacagtgccatccgttttgtcaccaaaaccccatctACCATCCACCACTGCCTCCTGTacgctctagtcagctggccctcgctacatacttgtcgccaggtcatctataaatctatgctaggtaaagctccgccttatctcagctcactggtcatccccaaagccaacacttcctttgaccgcctttccttccagttccctgctgccaatgactggaacgaattgcaaaaattgctgaagctggagacttatatttccctcactaactttaaacatcagatatctgagcagctaactgatcgctgcagctgtacacactccttgttgtccccagtccacctggctgtgctgctgctccagtttcaactgttctgcctgcggctatggaaccctgacctgttcactgtgctttattatttgaccatgctggtatattatttgaccatgctggtcatttatggacatttgaacatcttggccatgttctgttataatcttcacccggcacagccagaagaggactggcacccctcatagcctggttcctctctaggtttctttctaggttttggcctttcttgggagtctttcctagccaccgtgcttctacacctgcattgcttgctgtttggggttttaggctgggtttctgtacagcactttgagatatcagctgatgtaagaagggctatataaattcatttgatttgatttatatagcccgtctgtaaatagcccatccaatctacctacctcatccccatattgtttttatttacttttctgctcttttgcacaccagtatttctacttgcacatcatcatctgcacatctatcactccagtgttaatttgctaaattgtaattacctcgctcctatggcctatttattgccttacctcctcacgccatttgcccacactgtatatagactttctattgtgttattgactgtacgcttgtttattccatgtgtaactctgttattgTTTGTgtggcactgctttgctttatcttggccagggcgcagttgtaaatgagaacttgttctcaacttgcctacctggttaaataaaggtgaaataaatcaaatatctgCCAGCCATATTTGTGCCCCAGAATAATACAAACAAGTTTGGTTTTCCTTTTCTCCTCCTGCAGCCTACACCTGCATCCAATTTGACTGGAcatgagtagagagggagagggaaggagtctTGGTTAACATATTTAATCCCAATGTAATTTAGGAGGGTGAAAGCTGCATGTCAGCAGTAACAAAAGAGGGTTTTGTGGTCGCTTGAAAGGTTTTCATGACAGCTGGGTTACAGTTACTCTTTTTTTTTGGTTATCATCTGACAAGCCGTGCTGATGAGGTGGACAGACGGCACATAGCTGGAATAGTTCCTCCTCTGAAGATGATTGTTCGATAACATACAAAAATGCTATAGTTTTTCACCCAAACACATTCAACTACtgtattataatatattacatgttTGACTCCACTCACTATAACATTTTAGTTTTCACCTGCCCCAGTTATAGCAAAATACACTGTACATAGCTTACAGTAACAGGACAAGGGGTAAGTCGAAGTGAAGCTTGTCATTTGTGTTCCGACTGTGTTCCCTGCATCTCCTCTCATATTTCAACGAAACGGTCCCCACCGCAGCCAAGGAATGCATCTCATGCCATAAATCTGGGCCTTGATAGGAACTTGGCTGCCCGACAGCAGTGCAGCGCAGCTATGTGATGTACACTGTATGGTAAAAATGTTTTGAGGTGAACATTACCACCGTGAAGGAGGATGTAATGTACAGGGGTATAAGGACAAGGTCTCCTACAAAGAAGGAAATGGCAGAACAACGAAAACCAACCTGTCTCACCTCCTGGGGATCCTGCTGTTGACATTCCTTCACTAGCAAATCACTATGATCGAATGAAGAATAGGCCTACATGTCTCTACTGTGGTCGGACTTTGTCATTTGGCACATGCTGTACAGCTATGCTCCGATCCCATTATAGCAGACAGGCAGTATCTTCTGTCGTCTCCTGAGTTAAAGCGCCCCCTGTTGTCTGAATGCACGATGGTGTGACAGTTTGAGAGAgaccgtgtgtttgtgtggtgttggGCACGGTTCTTCAGAGAGGAGGGAGTTAATGAAAAAGCCAGCCGGTACTCTGTGCCAGGTTTGTTTGTCATATCTCTCTTGTCTGTGCCTTATGCAAATAGGCAGGGGGCTGCGCAAGAGGATCCATGGGAAACTGGTGGAGCTAATCCACCACGTTGAAGAGTCTAGGAGAGGAGGACTTTtcaatacaaccccccccccccccccatttaaccccctcctaacacacacaaaaacacgcaCAACCGAACACCTGTTTCTATTCCACACCTCAATATGTGTGTAAATCCTAAATCCCACGGTCTGAAGAACATCCAAACCTATATGTCCCACACTAATTGGCCTCAGTGTGTTGATTGTGGATGTCATACCACAAGGAAAAACATTTGATTAGGAAAAGGAAGACAATTTGTATGGGAATTGTCagtgtttttttcttcaaataATTAAGCTATGATTGTTTTTATTGATATAAAAAAATACTTACAGTGCCTAGTTAATTAACTATACACACCCCTCGCTCCGTCTATACATTTTGCTGCTGTAAAATGTTAGCTATATTATTTGTTTCCTACAGATCTACACAACCCCTCAACATTTTCATAGTAAATACAATTATTAAGCATTTTCCAAATGAATAAGAAGATGTAAAAAACAAGATGTCTTGATTGTGtttgtcttcacaccccagagttaatacttggtgagagcacctttggcagccattacagctgtgaatactTTTTAATAAGATTCTACCTACATTTTATAACTTAGGgaagcatatacagtggggcaaaaaaatgatttagtcagccaccaattgtgcaagttctcccacttaaaaagatgagaggcctgtcatttttatcataggacacttcaactatgacagacaaaatgagaaaaaaggattattaatgaatttatttgcaaatgatggtggaaaataagcatttggtcacctacaaacaagcaagatttctggctctcacagacctgtaacttcttctttaagaggctcctctgtcctccactcgttacctgtattaatggcacctgtttgaacttgttatcagtataaaagacacctgtccacaacctcaaacagtcacactccaaactccactatggccaagaccaaagagctgtcaaaggacaccagaaacaaaattgtagacctgcaccaggctgggaagactgaatctgcaataggtaagcagcttggtttgaagaaatcaactgtgggagcaattattaggaaatggaagacatacaagaccactgataatctccctcgatctggggctccacgcgagatctcaccccgtggggtcaaaattatcacaagaatggtgagcaaaaatcccagaaccacacagggggacctagtgaatgacctgcagagagctgggaccaaagtaacaaagcctaccatcagtaacacattacgccgccagggactcaaatcctgcagtgccagacgtgtcctccagcttaagccagtacatgtccaggcccgtctgaaggttgctagagagcatttggatgatccagaagaagattgggagaatgtcatatggtcagatgaaaccaaaatataactttttggtaaaaactcaactcgtcgtgtttggaggacaaagaatgctgagttgcatccaaagaacaccatacctactgtgaagcatgggggtggaaacatcatgctttagggctgtttttctgcaaagggaccaggacgactaatccgtgtaaaggaaagaatgaatgaggccatgtatcgtgagattttgagtgaaaacctccttacatcagcaagggcattgaagatgaaacgtggctgggtctttcagcatgacaatgatcccaaacacaccgcctgggcaacgaaggagtggcttcgtaagaagcatttcaaggtcctggagtggcctagccagtctccagatctcaaccccatagaacatctttggagggagttgaaagtctgtgttgcccagcaacagccccaaaacatcactgctctagaggagatctgcatggaggaatgggccaaaataccagaaacagtgtgtgaaaaccttgtgaagacttacagaaagcgtttgacctctgtcattgccaacaaaggggatataacaaagtattgagataaacctttgttattgaccaaatacttattttccaccataatttgcaaataaattcataaaaaatcctacaatgtgattttctggatgttttttctcattttgtctgtcatagttgaagtgtacatatgatgaaaattgtGGCTTCCTTTCCactggcttccttcttttcactttgtcacacaggccagtaatgtggagtgaatgcaatgttgttgatcctctgtattttcaagtattgtggtggcagcagcatgttatgggtatgcttgtcaacaGAAGGGACTGGGtgtttgtcaggatcaaaataaatataaaaGGAGAAAAGAAAAGGAAAACCTGCCGTGGTCTTCTGAAAACCTATCCATTGGAAAACGTTGAGGTGTTCCTGAATGGTCCAGTCTTAGTCCTGACTTGAAAATCAGagacaaggtttgaatattgctgtccatcaatgattcctAAACGGatttactgagcttgagcaattttgTCAAAAGCAATGGACATATGTTCCCCTAAGAGTTGTGCAAGtttggtagaatcttattcaaaattATTCACAGTTGTAatgaaaaaaaatacatatttgagGTTGTGTAGATCAGTAGAAACAGTGTGTACACTTTCACTATCAACTGTACCTTTCTGTTTAGATATTTAGGCAGAATAATCTCCTGATGTGTAGCGTCTCATTTTCAAGATGATCATGATAAAAGTATGAACTTTCAAAATGAACTTTAAACATATTATTTGACATTTCTCTGTTTGACTGCACCCAGGGTTTAGTTCCTGTAGGTACTCACATGTTTGTGTTAGAGAACTGGTTGTTCCTGTCTTGCTGAAGTAACTCcgtcctcccctccttccctctctctctctctttacactgCAGTAGTTTACTGAGAGCGCTCAGGGAAGAGCTTCATGTTTCACGAGCCTCCACAAAAGGTCCACCCCGGAAGAAAAAAGGCCAAAAACAAAGGCAATCATGAAATCCCCTTTACTTGAGGCCCGAGAAACCTAATAAGAGCGAATCGCCATCTATTTAGTTTCTTCAAATCACTGACAGCAGGCTTTGATAAAAAAAGAATGGAAAATATGTACGATACTAGAACCGCCAAAACCCTACAGACTGTAGCTCCTCTATTGAAGCCAGATGTTGACTTTAACTGGCCAATTTTGATAAATGGCATAATGATTACTATTATACATCGGGGTAATTTTCTATCAGTCCGGCACATTGTTGTTCTTCTTTTATAGACCAAATGAACTCAGCTCGGTGCTCAAGGCCAGGTGCTAGTTTCACCTTGATCAGAACCACGGCATGTGTGTCTCCACAGCGTCCTGTCCTAGAGCAAATGCGGCGGCAGCCATTTTTGTTTTTGCAGTGGCTTATCTTGTGGGCACAGCGATGGGGGTTTTGATGGCAGATGATATTGTAGAGCATAGCAATGGGGTTTCGGTTGGCTTTAATAGGAGTATTTGCCTGCTTTGTGCCTTATGCAATGTCCAGAATCCCATTAGGTCTGTGTGAAGGGCTTAGGAGTTCAATGTTTCATAGTCATGACCAGTGTTGGGGGTAATGCGTTACAGTAAATATATTACTTTTTGCTGTAACAAATATAACAGAGGACTGTTTCAGTTTGAGTAATAATATGACAGTTACTGATCAAATGTAGGTCGTACTGTAGTTACTTTGTTACTTTTGTTATCATTCCCTTCCTATTACAGTTATTGATCCAAATACATATTTGTGATGATTATTATTCCCTGTTGGTGCAATATTTAAAATCCCCCCGCCCCAGATTCTAATTGTTTTCGTCTTAAGTCTGACGTCCTCTCGCCAAGGGAGATGAAAAATTGTGTCTGAAACGTTTTCTCCGCCTGGAGGTACTCCCATTACTTTGATTGGTTAAGAAAGACAAATTGAATATAACTGTTAAACGTCTACTGTGCCCAGGTGAGAAACACCTCTCCACTGCTAGAAACACAACTTCCAATCTCTTGAAGCACCTGCAAAAGTAACACGCCAAGACAAAACTCGTAGCGATAGATAGACTCTTGATCACTGCTGCTGAAGATAACTGTAGGCCTACCTCATCCAAACAaccagaagtaacaagtaatatTACTTTTTTTGAGTAACGACTGTCATAGTGTCATAGTGACCCACATGGGGAAATACATCCCTAGCTCCTCTGTCTGCAGTGAGCTCCCAACTCAACATA
The genomic region above belongs to Oncorhynchus kisutch isolate 150728-3 linkage group LG16, Okis_V2, whole genome shotgun sequence and contains:
- the LOC116353975 gene encoding uncharacterized protein LOC116353975; translation: MDFKELISVIIITSIGSIIPYTHIFIALISLIIRCVVTILVSVIPLVHFVIGAECFNDCPVMFFIPIYLIGLGCFYVVLVLLSMFMAIKDCQGFCSWVIWISLLILMFCLFAGSGVVFSVFQTTSYNPTLSDGSSNQTIANESYNHTFCSGSNNQSITNPEYCNKTLYLFAFSTSLIWILMVVLLTVGLKFYGCVGIEMILKSLGLWLLGHDPIYLCFGESTIQ